CGACATCTTTATTTCCGCCCTCCTGTCGGAATGCCGACAGGAGCAAGGGCGGTTTCTGCCCAACAAATCCTCCCTGTCCTTCGAGGGGCGCGCATGGAACAACACCTGATTCTGACCTTCATGGACGGCGGCGAGACGGCGGCGCGCCTGGCCCGCCCCTTTCAGCCGCGCGAGAACGAGATCGAGGTGACCCTGGTCGATCAGGAGCTGCGCCTGTCCTATCCGCTCTACGATCTCTGCTGCATCAAGCTGCACGGCAAGGCGGCCCTGCCCGCCGAGGCCGCAGGCCAGCTCAAGACCGAGGACGTCGAAATCGCCACGGGCGAGAGATTTCGCGTGCAGGTCATGGGCCGCGACAAGTATCCCATGGGTTTTTACGGCCTGCCCGTGGACCGCGACAGCCCCTACAAGAGCATCTTCTTTACCTTTCACGGCGTGCGGACTCGCCCGCAGCCGCGCCCCCTGGGCGGCATCCTGCGCGAGCAGGGGCTGGTCGACGATCAGTCCATGGATCAGGTCCTGCGCGAGCAGCAGCGGCTGCGCACGCGGCGCGTCGGTGAAATCATCTCGGAGCAGAACGACATCCCCCAGGCCGCCATCGACCAGGAGGTCGAGAACGTGCGCAGCGGCATGGGGGTCATTCCCAAGAACGTGCGCGTCGGCGACATTCTGGTGGCGGCCGGCCTGGTGACGCGCGAGCAGGTCGAGGAAGCCCTGGCCACCCAGGAAAAGGGCAAGAAAAAGCGCATCGGCACCCTGCTCATCGAAAAGGGTCTGATCACCGAGACGCAGCTGCTCTCGGCCCTCTCCACCAAATTCGGCCTGCGCTTTCTCGATCTGGAAAACGTCGAGCCCAGCCCCGAGGCTTTGGAGGTCCTGCCCCGCGAGGTGGCCACCCGCATGCAGGTGCTGCCTCTGGAACTGCGCGGCCGGGTGCTGGTGGTGGCGACCTCGCAACCGACGGATTTCACCATCAGCGAAAACCTGCGCTTCACCACCAACTACCAGATCGAATTGGTGGTGGCGACCAGCGAGCAGATCACCCATGCCCTGGAGAGTTTCTACGTCAAAACCGAAAGTCAGGTGCGCGAACTCATCGGCGAGCTTTCGGAAAACGCCGTGGTGGAAAACGACGAGGGCGAGGAAGCCCAGTTCAACGAGTCGGATTCCCAGATCATCAACCTGGTCAACAAGATCCTCATCGACGGCTACAAGAAAGGCGTCTCCGACATTCACTTCGAGCCGGGCCTGGGCAAGCAGCCCCTGGGGGTACGCTACCGCATCGACGGGGTCTGCCAGGTGGTGCACAAGATCGCCCCGGCCTATCGCCACGCGGTGATCGCGCGCATCAAGATCATGTCGCGCCTGGACATCGCCGAGCACCGCCGCCCGCAGAGCGGCAAGATCCTATTGCGCTACGAGGGAAAAAAGGTCGAGTACCGCGTCGAGATCACGCCCACCGTTGGCGGCAACGAGGACGCGGTGCTGCGCATCCTGGCCTCCTCCAAGCCCCTGCCCCTCGCGCAGATGGGCTTCAGCCGACACAACCGCGAGGCCTTCGAGGCAATCCTGGCCAAGCCCTACGGCATCATCCTGTGCGTCGGGCCCACCGGCTCGGGCAAGACCACCAGCCTGCACTCGGCCCTGGGGCATATCAACAAGCCCGACCGCAAGATCTGGACGGCGGAGGATCCGGTGGAAATCACCCAGCCGGGTCTGCGCCAGGTACAGGTGCATCCCAAGATCGGCTTCGGCTTCAAGGAGGCGCTGCGCTCGTTCCTGCGCGCCGACCCCGACGTCATCATGATCGGCGAGATGCGCGACGCGGAGACCGCCAAGACCGCCATCGAGGCTTCTCTCACCGGCCATCTGGTGTTCAGCACCCTGCACACCAACAGCGCCCCGGAAACCGTGGTGCGCTTGATCGAGATGGGCATGGACCCCTACAACTTCGCCGACGCCATGCTCGGCATTCTCGCCCAGCGTCTGGCGCGCCGCCTGTGCGACCAGTGCCGCCAGCCCTACACGCCGAGTCGCGACGAGTACGACAATTTGCGCCATGCCTACGGCGAAACCTGGTTCGCGCGCCACGGACTGCCCGAGTACGGCCCCGAGCTCACCCTGATGCGCCCGGTGGGTTGTCGCAACTGCAACCAGACCGGCTATCGCGGCCGCATCGCCATCCACGAACTGCTTACCACCAGCGAAGCCATCAAGACCGGCATCAAGAAGAACATGCTCGCCGAGGACCTGCGCGATCTGGCCATCGGCGACGGCATGACGACCCTGCGCATGGACGGCATCCACAAGGTGTTTCAGGGCATCACCGACCTCGACCAGGTGCTGCGCGTGTGTCTGTAGCCCCATGACAAAGGGGCGGCTCGTTTCGGCCGCCCCTTTTTGCTGTTCCTTGCCGTCTGCCTAACCACCCCCCAACTCCTTCGAGCGGCGCGTGGCCTTGGCCACGGCCTCCATGAGAGTGGCGCGCAGCCGCCCCTCTTCCAAAGCCGCCACTCCGGCGATGGTGGTGCCGCCGGGGCTGCACACCCGGTCGCGCAGCAGCGCCGGATGCTCGCCGGTGTCCAGCACCAGGCGCGCCGCGCCCAGCACGGTCTGCGCCGCCAGGGCCAGGGCGACCTCGCGCGTCAGGCCCTGCTGCACCCCGCCGTCGGCCAGGGCCTCGATGAAGGTGTAGACGTAGGCCGGCCCCGAACCCGACAGCCCGGTGACGGCGTCCATGTCCTTCTCGGCCACCGTGCGGACGATCCCCAGGCTTTCAAAAAGCCGCGCGCTCAGGCGCAGATCCTCGCTCGTCGCGTGGCGCCCCGCGCACAGGGCGGTGGCCGCGGCACCGACCAGGGCCGGCGTGTTGGGCATGGCCCGCACCACCCGCGGCGTGCCGCCCAGCGCCGCTTCAAGAGCGCTCGTGGTGACGCCGGCCAGAATGCTGATCAGCACCTTGCCCGCCTCGAATTCGGTCGCCAGGGGCGCGACGACCTCATTCACCAGTTGCGGCTTGACGGCCAGCACCAGTAGTTCGCACCGACGAACCACCTCGGCATTGTCCTCGCTCACCCGCACGCCGAAGCGCTCGTGCAGGGCGCGGCGCTGCTCGGCGCGGGGCTCGGCCACCCAGATGTTCTCGGCCGGGAAAGCCCCGGCGGTGATTCCCTTGAGCAAGGCTTCGGCCATGTTGCCGCCGCCGATGAAGCCGATCTGGTCCACGTGCATGCGCGCATCCTTCCGATCTGGGTTGGCATGGGGTCGTTGCTGACTTTTGAGTAAAGCCGCGATGCCGCGGCAAGTCAAGCCCCTGGTGCGCATCAAGGCCGAAAACGCGGGCGAAATCCCTGCCGCGAAAGGATTTTTGATTGACTTCTCGGGCTGCGTCGTCGTAGAAAGTCTGGTTCGGCTTCGGCCGCCCACCGGAACCCGCGCATGGAGGAGCCGCCCCATGATCTTTGCCACTCCGACCAGCCATTTTCTCACCTGCGGTTCGGCCGAGGGCCTGACCCGTCCCAATGCCCAGGATGCCGCCCGCCTGGTCGCGGGCATCGGCAACGTCAATCTGCTCTCCATCAACGCGGTGCTGCCCCCCGGCTGCCGCTTCACGGCACCCACGGCTCTTCCCCAGGGCGCCCTGGTGCCGGCCGTCCATTGCGCCATCACCTCGGAGTTGCCCGGCGAAGTCATCTCCGCGGGAATCGCCGTCGCCTATCCCCTTGATCCGGCACAGTCCGCGCTGGTCATGGACTATAGCGCCCCCGGGCACAAGGAAGTCATCGAGGCCATCGTGCGCCGCCTCGCCGAGGAAGGCCTCAGGGCCCGCGGCCTGGAGATCCGCGAGATCCGCTCCCTGGCGGTGCAGCATCGCGTGGAAAAAATCGGCAGCGCCGTCGCGGCTTTGGTGCTGTGGCAGGACTGATTTGAACAGCGTCGCTCCGCACGGCCCGCCGCGGCCGAGGAAGCGACGGGAAAAATGCGCATAGGAGAATCACCTCGATGAACCCCAAACCCAATCCCAACTGGACGCCCGAGGATTCCGCCCGTCTGTACCGCATCCGCGACTGGAGCGCGGGCTATTTCGACGTGACCGAACAGGGTCATGTGGCGATCAAGGTGAACTTTCCCTCGGGCGAGGTGCGGGTCTCCCTGATGGACATCGTCGCCGGCATCAATCAGCGCGGCTTGCAGATGCCGTTGCTGCTGCGCATCGAGAACCTGCTCGACAGCCAGATCGCCCTGCTCAACGAATCCTTCCGCAGCGCCATCGCCCAGCAGGGCTACAAGGGCCGCTACCAGGGGGTCTTTCCCATCAAGGTCAATCAGCAGCGCCAGGTCATCGAGGAGATCGCGCGCTTCGGCGCGCGCTACAACCACGGCCTGGAAGCCGGCAGCAAGGCCGAGCTCATCGTCGCTTTGTCGGCCCTCTCCGGCGGCGAAAGCCTGATCGTGTGCAACGGCTACAAGGACCCCGAGTTCATCGATCTCGGTCTGCGCGCGCGCAAGCTCGGCTACCGCTGCGTGTTCGTCATCGAGACGCCCACGGAGCTGCCCATCATCCTCGAGCGCAGCCGCGCCCTGGGCATCCGCCCGCTGATCGGCATGCGCGCCAAGCTGGCCACCACCGTGGGCGGCCACTGGAACAAGACCAGCGGCGACCGCAGCATCTTTGGCCTGACCACCAGCCAGCTCATCGAGATCGTCGACGCCCTCAAGGAGCACGACCTGCTCGACTGCCTGCAACTGCTGCACTGCCATCTGGGCTCGCAGATTCCCAACATCCGCGACATCCGCCAGGCGGTCATGGAAGCCTGCCGCTACTACATCAACCTGGTGCAGGAAGGCGCCCCCATGGGCTATCTCGACCTGGGCGGCGGCCTGGCCGTCGATTACCTGGGCTCCAAGACGAACAACGTGCTGTCCATGAACTACAGCATGGACGAATACTGCGCCGACGTGGTCGAGGTCATCATGCAGAGCCTCGACGCCCAGGATGTGCCCCATCCCACCATCGTCACCGAGTCGGGGCGCTCCACGGTGGCCTACTACTCGCTGCTCATGTTCAACATCTTCGATGTCACCTACTTCGAGCCGACGCCCCTGCCGGGTCCGCCCGCCGAGGAGGAGCACACCCTCATCCACAGCCTCTACGCGACCCTGCAGCGCTTCAAGCCCTCCAAGATCCAGCAGTGCTACAACAACACGGTCTTCTACCGCGACGAGATCCGCGAACTGTTCAAGCGCGGACAGATTTCCCTGCGCTCGCGCGCCCTGGCCGAAAATCTGGTGCTCGAGATTTTCCAGCGCATCGTCACCTCCCTCGGCGATGCCGACGAAACCCCGCCGGAGCTCGAAGGCCTGCGCGAGCAGCTGGCCGACATCTACTACGGCAACATGAGCATCTTCCAGTCGCTGCCCGATGCCTGGGCCATCGACCAGGTGTTTCCCATCATGCCGATCCATCGCCTGGAGGAAAAGCCGACGCGCGAGGCGATCATCGCCGACATCACCTGCGACAGCGACGGGCGCCTCGACCATTTCATCGACCTGCACGGCACGCGCAACACCCTGCCGCTGCACGCCCTCAAGCCCGATGAGGACTATTATCTCGGCGTGTTCCTGGTCGGGGCCTACCAGGAAACCCTCGGCGATCTGCACAACCTCTTCGGCGACACGAACGTGGTCAGCGTGCGCGTCAACGAGGACGGCAGCTTCGACGTCACCCGCGAGAACGAGGGCGACAGCATCGCCGATCTGCTCGGCTACGTGCAGTACAATCCCAAGGATATTTTCGAGCGCTTCCGCGACACCGCCGAGCAGGCCGTGCGCCGAGGGTCCATCAGCGTGCGCGAGCGCCAGGAGATTCTCGAGCGCTTCTCGGCGAGCCTGCGCGGTTACACCTATTACGAAACTGATGCCTGAGCATCCGGCGCCGAAAAAGGCCGGTTGTTGTTGACCTAAGCCCTGGGAATCCTCGATACTGACTGACTGATTCCTGGATGGCGGAAAACTTGAGGGACGATTTGTTTTCCGACGTGGAAAACAGATTCGTCCCTTTTTCATTTGCCCTTCATTCTCCAAGGAGCCCTGGACCATGGCGCGGATGTTTCTGCTGCTGACGATCTTGCTGGGCCTGGCGCAGACCGTCCCGGTCGGCGCCGCCGACGGGCGACCCGAGCGCCTCTCGCTGCGGGACGCCCTGGCACGCGGCCTGGAGCGCAACTTCAATCTGCGTATCGAGCAGCTCAACATTCCCATGGGCGCCGAGGATGTCCTGACGCAAGAAGCGCGCTTTGATCCCTTCGCCGAAGCACGCCTCGGCACCCGCTACCAGCGCACCCCGAGTGCTTCGGCGCTGATCGGCGAGGATGCGGCGCGGCGCCGCGAGCATGAGGGCGCCGTCAGCCTCGGCAAGGCGTTCCAAGGCGGCATGGACGCGCGCTTGAGCCTGGAAGCCTCCCGTTTGGGCAGCAACGCGGCCACGCAGACCCTGGATCCGGAGTACCGCACTTTTTTGTTTCTCGACCTGACCCAGCCGCTGCTGCGCGATTTCGGCACGAGCGTCAACACCACCGAGCTGCGCCTGGCCGGCAATCGTCTGGAGCAGGCCCGCTACGCCTACCTCGATGAGGCCCAGCGGCTGGTCGAACAGATCGAACTGGCCTACCTCGACCTGAGTCGCGCGCGCGAGGTGCTGCACCTGCGCATCGAAGCGCGGGAACTGGCGCGGGAACTTCTGGAAGCCAACCGCATCCGCTTCGAGGCGGGCATCGTCCCCATCACCGAAGTGCAGGAAGCCGAAACCGCCGTGGCCGGACGCGACGAGCAGGTAGTCTCGGCCCGTCAGCAGGCCGAAATCGCCGCGCAGCGCCTGCGCGAGCTGCTGGTGCTGGGCGAAGAACGGCCCCTGCGCGCCGCCGAACTGGAGACGGAACCCCTGGGCGAGACCAGCCCGCACTGGCCGGACACCGAGGACGCCCTGGCGACGGCCCTGGCCGCGCGGCCCGATTTTCAACGGCAGCGCCTCGAAATCGCCGGGCGCGACATCCGCCTGGAATTCTTCGCCAACCAGAAACTGCCGCGCCTCGATCTGGAAGCGACCCTTGGGGTCAACGGCCTCTCCGGCGACGCGCGGCGCAG
This window of the Geoalkalibacter sp. genome carries:
- a CDS encoding pyruvoyl-dependent arginine decarboxylase, producing MIFATPTSHFLTCGSAEGLTRPNAQDAARLVAGIGNVNLLSINAVLPPGCRFTAPTALPQGALVPAVHCAITSELPGEVISAGIAVAYPLDPAQSALVMDYSAPGHKEVIEAIVRRLAEEGLRARGLEIREIRSLAVQHRVEKIGSAVAALVLWQD
- a CDS encoding TolC family protein, which produces MARMFLLLTILLGLAQTVPVGAADGRPERLSLRDALARGLERNFNLRIEQLNIPMGAEDVLTQEARFDPFAEARLGTRYQRTPSASALIGEDAARRREHEGAVSLGKAFQGGMDARLSLEASRLGSNAATQTLDPEYRTFLFLDLTQPLLRDFGTSVNTTELRLAGNRLEQARYAYLDEAQRLVEQIELAYLDLSRAREVLHLRIEARELARELLEANRIRFEAGIVPITEVQEAETAVAGRDEQVVSARQQAEIAAQRLRELLVLGEERPLRAAELETEPLGETSPHWPDTEDALATALAARPDFQRQRLEIAGRDIRLEFFANQKLPRLDLEATLGVNGLSGDARRSAAANQGDYWRSVDRMSNGDGYEWFTGVRLSYPLGNRAAEARYRRADYEKRQAVLGLKDLENTMESEIHNAQTSVARSFERVQVAERFQQLADMTLEQEMERLREGLSDSFRILDFQDNVIEARVRKTNALVDFHQGLASLYRAMGVNLEQHGIVHDPALKESFHVQN
- the proC gene encoding pyrroline-5-carboxylate reductase, whose product is MHVDQIGFIGGGNMAEALLKGITAGAFPAENIWVAEPRAEQRRALHERFGVRVSEDNAEVVRRCELLVLAVKPQLVNEVVAPLATEFEAGKVLISILAGVTTSALEAALGGTPRVVRAMPNTPALVGAAATALCAGRHATSEDLRLSARLFESLGIVRTVAEKDMDAVTGLSGSGPAYVYTFIEALADGGVQQGLTREVALALAAQTVLGAARLVLDTGEHPALLRDRVCSPGGTTIAGVAALEEGRLRATLMEAVAKATRRSKELGGG
- a CDS encoding GspE/PulE family protein; the encoded protein is MEQHLILTFMDGGETAARLARPFQPRENEIEVTLVDQELRLSYPLYDLCCIKLHGKAALPAEAAGQLKTEDVEIATGERFRVQVMGRDKYPMGFYGLPVDRDSPYKSIFFTFHGVRTRPQPRPLGGILREQGLVDDQSMDQVLREQQRLRTRRVGEIISEQNDIPQAAIDQEVENVRSGMGVIPKNVRVGDILVAAGLVTREQVEEALATQEKGKKKRIGTLLIEKGLITETQLLSALSTKFGLRFLDLENVEPSPEALEVLPREVATRMQVLPLELRGRVLVVATSQPTDFTISENLRFTTNYQIELVVATSEQITHALESFYVKTESQVRELIGELSENAVVENDEGEEAQFNESDSQIINLVNKILIDGYKKGVSDIHFEPGLGKQPLGVRYRIDGVCQVVHKIAPAYRHAVIARIKIMSRLDIAEHRRPQSGKILLRYEGKKVEYRVEITPTVGGNEDAVLRILASSKPLPLAQMGFSRHNREAFEAILAKPYGIILCVGPTGSGKTTSLHSALGHINKPDRKIWTAEDPVEITQPGLRQVQVHPKIGFGFKEALRSFLRADPDVIMIGEMRDAETAKTAIEASLTGHLVFSTLHTNSAPETVVRLIEMGMDPYNFADAMLGILAQRLARRLCDQCRQPYTPSRDEYDNLRHAYGETWFARHGLPEYGPELTLMRPVGCRNCNQTGYRGRIAIHELLTTSEAIKTGIKKNMLAEDLRDLAIGDGMTTLRMDGIHKVFQGITDLDQVLRVCL
- the speA gene encoding biosynthetic arginine decarboxylase, encoding MNPKPNPNWTPEDSARLYRIRDWSAGYFDVTEQGHVAIKVNFPSGEVRVSLMDIVAGINQRGLQMPLLLRIENLLDSQIALLNESFRSAIAQQGYKGRYQGVFPIKVNQQRQVIEEIARFGARYNHGLEAGSKAELIVALSALSGGESLIVCNGYKDPEFIDLGLRARKLGYRCVFVIETPTELPIILERSRALGIRPLIGMRAKLATTVGGHWNKTSGDRSIFGLTTSQLIEIVDALKEHDLLDCLQLLHCHLGSQIPNIRDIRQAVMEACRYYINLVQEGAPMGYLDLGGGLAVDYLGSKTNNVLSMNYSMDEYCADVVEVIMQSLDAQDVPHPTIVTESGRSTVAYYSLLMFNIFDVTYFEPTPLPGPPAEEEHTLIHSLYATLQRFKPSKIQQCYNNTVFYRDEIRELFKRGQISLRSRALAENLVLEIFQRIVTSLGDADETPPELEGLREQLADIYYGNMSIFQSLPDAWAIDQVFPIMPIHRLEEKPTREAIIADITCDSDGRLDHFIDLHGTRNTLPLHALKPDEDYYLGVFLVGAYQETLGDLHNLFGDTNVVSVRVNEDGSFDVTRENEGDSIADLLGYVQYNPKDIFERFRDTAEQAVRRGSISVRERQEILERFSASLRGYTYYETDA